gaaattatGTGTTGAGCCTattcaagtatcaaccgataagggaagataccagagacttatggggagattaatgtacttagctcatacaagaccagatcttgcttatgcattgagtgtagtgagtcaatacatgcataatcctggagagcaacatatgaatgcagtcatgcgtattttgaggtatttgaagaatgctcctgggaagggaattttgttcgctaaaaatgttgatcatcaaagtatagaagtatatactgatgctgattgagccgatgcagtggatgataggcgatctacatctggttactttacctttgtaggtggtaatcttgtgatatggaaaagtaagaagtaGAATGTCATCACctgttcaagtgcagaagcggaatttaaaggtatgactctaggactttgtgaggcattgtggctaagactcctcttacaggatttaggttacctatttagtcaaccaatccgattgttttgtgacaataaagtcgcatgtgacattgcttataatccagtacaacatgattgtaaaaagcatgtcgaggtggatagattcttcattaaggaaaagttgaatgataagattgtggaattgcctaagattcgatcagaaaatcaattggccgatatcctcaccaaagctgttTCAAGttaagtgttctcaaaatttttagataagttgggcatgtgtgacatctatgcaccaacttgaggaagagtattgagatattaggaatgtttagatattaggaaagttgagatattaggaatattgatatattataaattttgagatattaggaatattgagatattaggaaagttgacatattaggatattagttgttatttccttatattattctttccttatatcattctttcccattcttagaatgacgattaccctctatatatactctataTATGAACGaatgagaaaattaataaaaaaactatcatttatcaatttgaagacaaCATATACCCAACTTTGGCCATGCCGAGAGGCATTCCCGAGCGCCCAGCCTTGGCGGTGTACATGGCGTACACGATCAGCATCCTAACATTATCCACGCATCGCATGTCAACCTATTCCTGAAAGAATTCGTTGTCTTCTTCATCATCTGCATCCAAGTCTTGGTTGGATAGCTAGGGTTGGAATGAGATATGGGTTTAATAGTGGTGATAATTGATATTGAAGGATGAGATGGTGAATGAGTTGATGAGAGAAGAAGGGGTTCGGTGGTGGTGAGTATGAAGGAAGACATGAATGAGGAATGGGTTTAGatggatattaaaaaaagaatgggTTTACCATGCGCGTGGTGTAGAGAATGGGATGGATGAAAGACGAATTGGATTAGTGGATAGGCTTGATGGATATGTGCATGAGGGGTGTGGGATGCTGTTGATTGAACAGATAAGGAAGGGTGATGGAAGAAATGCTTAATGGGTATGAGaaagtttagagagagaaatgggCTTAGTGGGGTGGTTTGATGGGTATAGTGGTGGATACGGCCTTGGATATGGTGAAGTATGGGGTTTGAAAGGTGATGAGAGGACATAGGTGTATGATTAGTCATGTGGAAAGAGTGAAAATGGGTGTGGAGGTGGAGCGGACTGATGGATATTGGAATAAAGGCTGGCCATGCATCCAATGAGCCCCTTTGTATCATGGTTGGATAAAAAATGAAGGGGTGGTGAACAATAAAAGATGGGGAAAATGGTGGAACGAGTGGTGGTGAGGAACTATATCATACTTTCTGGGCAACTATTCCTTCCTCATGGGCAGTTAACTTCGTGCTCAGCATCCAGTTGCTTTCCAAAGGCTCTACCAGGGTTATCAACTTCAGCAGGTATCCTAGACGGTAATGAGACAAAACTTAGATATGCACCGCATGATTCACATATAATCTCATCAATATCGACATTTATCCAACCTCTCTGAACGCAAACCAAATGAGCTGGCAGCCTTTGGTTTTCCAAACCAATTTGAGAGCTTAGAGGTAAGCCAAACGCCTTAGCAAATCCCTTCTCTCCAGGGCCTGCATGAAGTTCATGATGATCCAAGAGAAGAACCGCTAGTACTGGTGCTTAAGGAAACCCCATGCCATTGGGAACCAATGCAAGACAGAGGAATAACTCTGGAGACATGACCATAATATTTTCTACAACACCCTTCAAATAATCAGTTTCTGTGCAAACGGCGACATCAGGAAGGATCTCCCTTGTTTCTGTAACAAGCATCTCATCAATACATCTTACCTCCTCGGCATGCTCATTGAATTTATCATTTCTTTAGCTACCCATTTTGAAAGTCTTGTGGTGATTAAACCAATGAAGTATCATTTGGGAACTAATTCGAGACTGTTCTGCTCATTATATCCAGAAAAATTGAAGTATTCATAATACTGATTTCCACACATAAGCCCCAACTGAAGTACCTCTTCACAACTTATGTAACGGATTGTTGGCCTAGGGGAACATGACGCTCAATTTCTTTTGGGTGTTGCTTCCACAGGATTAAAGGCCACCACGTGCTCACCATTAGCAGAAACTAACTGTCTCTTGCATTCCCTCATATTCAATGGATTTGAAATGCTGACCCTGCGGCATACATGaacagagaaaggaaaaaaaaacaagcaaaaacagagcatgtcCACAGGAAAACAAACGGGATTTTGAACCAGATCCTGCTTCATGTATTAATCGGAGGACCCAGAACGGGTGGGAGAAACATAAAGTgataatataattaatgaaaaGACCGAGCCAATAAAATAACAAATCGACACAACAGTTATTTATCAAAGGAATCCAAGAATCCGGGAGAGAATCGAAACAGAGTAATCAAGGAAACTCAGATTTCACACAGCTCATTGTgccataaaataaaacaatgataCTCAAATAGCAGGGTGAAATGATCAAAACCAGCAACAATGAAGAAGTGGGAGTAAAGAATAGGCAAAGAAACGATGCCTGAACTGTTCCTTGATCCTCCAAAGATCGGtaagttttcttcttcttcgatACTCTTAGCTCAGTTATTACATTTCCTTCTACTCTGCTTCTCCAAAAACGTATCTCCTCCCCACTCTGTTTTTTTGCAGATCCCCCAGCACTCCCTCCAGAACTCCTTATTTCTGTCTTCCTTAGCAAGCCACTACCCGTTCCCCTGTTCACCGATCAGCCAACATGTCATctccaaccaccaccatggccgGCCATGCTCCCTGCCATGTCCATGCAGCTGGTCTCATGCGTCGGGAAGGGGTCCCCCACTTGTCTAGGGTGCTGCCAGCTCCTCCAGGTGGTGAGAAAGCATCCTTCCAATCCTATAAAAATCCCTcaaaaaaactaatgaaaaagaaatgggtGGACCATTGGTTCACCTAACGGTCCGTCCAATCCAAAGAGTCAAAAATGGCGTCTGGTAGCCCTAAATATATTTCATTGTTGGCAGTGAGAGCAGCCAGAATCATCTCATGGCGCAGCAGGAAGTAAAGCTTTTGGGGTTCTGGGCTAGCCCGTTTGCCTACCGGGTGATATGGGCATTGAAGCTGAAGGGGGTCGATTACGAGTACATTGAAGAAGATGTCTTCAACAAGAGCCCTCTTCTCCTGCAACTCAACCCCCTTCATAAGAGCGTCCCAGTGCTCATTCATGGCCACAGAGTCATCTGCGAGTCATTTGTTATCGTCCAGTATATCGATGAGACCTGGCCTCAGTACCCATTACTCCCACAAAACCCTTATGAACGAGCCATGGCGAGGTTCTGGGCTGAGTTTGCTGAAAGCAAGGTAACTTCTACTGCAACTCCCCCaatttatattgttttccaTCTTTCTAATAGTTTTCAGGAGGTTGATTTTCAATAGAAATTTTGAGTATGTACTGAATGATTTTTGGTTGGTGAATGGGATAGCTGATGGAGAGTGCATGGATGGGCCAATGCTCTCGAGGAGAGGAGCGAGAACGGGCAGCGAACTTGGCGATGGAGACTGTTGAAAAGATAGAGGAATTGGTGAAAGGGAAGAAGCTGTTTGGGGGAGAGAGCATCGGGTATCTGGACATTTGTTTGGGATGGCTCTCTTACTGGCTGCCTATTTGGGAGGAAGTTGGGTGCATGCAGATCATAGACCCCATTAAGTTTCCTGCTACCAGTTCATGGATCGACACAGTTCTTCATCACCCAGTGATCAGGGACAACTTACCTGCCCGCGAAGCCATGATCGTGTATTTCCAGAAACGCCGCAAAGACATTTATGAATCACGCACTGGTTTAAGGGTTTAATCCGTCTGCATCTTCCCAACCTGAATAATGTGGTTTTGTTTGATAAATcgaataaaattttatgtagCAGACAGACTCACGGTCCGTCCATACAAATAATATCTTAGTGGGGCctgaattttcaatttcaatgggTGAAAATATGTGATTTGGCGTTGGAATCGCGGGTGTATTCCTGTTTTCTTTCAACTTGGGGCTTTTTAATTTGTAGTGTGAGCTTACTGTGTTGAAATCTTTCTTTCGAATTCTGGGCCTGGTTTTAGGAGAGAGTGTTGGTTATCTTGCCCATTAGAATATACATTTTTAGggtgttttcaaaatcaaaccAGTGATCAGTTCACAGTTATATGGTCTGATTGATAGTTTCACAGCATAAATATATAACTtatgtattatataaaatttaaaataattataacaagctaaaaatatatataattacaaattttaatagtatttaattttaaatttgatatatcataaatgtattgatattataaattttattaaatataacatatataatatttaagtatggagatatatttaaaatgaaaagaaacttataatatttaattttatttacacatctttatattttattatttttaaaataatatattaattaatttatattatttttatcattattataaaaataaatgccaAAGGgttttatacaataaaaatttgaaaaaaaaaatattcttataatgaaaatgttttatagCTTAACAGATtaacctcaatttttttaattgaaggtCCCAACTCAAGCCCTCTagcatgcaattttttttttcctcactaACTAAATCCCACAttgaaaatggataaaaaatatatagggaGTCTTAGGTATAAAAGGCATGCAAGAATCTTTGACTTGCAAGGCCAATAGGCCTAAGGACAAATAGTGTAAATAAGCTCCTCACATGGAATGATCCTTAGGGTTTTGGAATAATCTTTGACTTGCAAGATCAATAGGCTTAATGACAAATGAGTTGGATGGGCTCCTCACATGGAATGATCCTTAGGGTTTTGGGCTTGGCTAGTTCGAAAAGAGTCAATCAATTTGAATAGTTTGCCAACCAATCGTTAGTCCGAACAATTCAATACTTCTAATTGGTTGGACTGGCTAGtccaattcaatttttaaaacactacATTTTTATGATCTCGTCATGAAATATTTTGGGTTGCTTGGTTAAAAGGGtaattgaaaacctaaaatttgaaatttaatttttcatttttttgtctcattttaataaaaatgttcttatatacatataaaatgataaatgaaatttatgttCAAAGTAGGTTACTTTTCAAGTAAAGATATGAGAAGGGATAAATTCGGGATTATTTCATCCATGTGAACTAATTAATTCaaacatttattttatctatcttaaaattgtgattttagtataaatttaaaaatcttaattttgaaaatttgaatatatatttaaaaattatatttacaaactatgatttttaatttacataGAAATCCTATTTTCAATATACCatttcaaactaattttaaagaaaaaaaaaaagattattttgaacaataattttaaaatatatttgaaatttacatTATCCTTTTTTACcttttgcttatttatttttgttcacatattattattaaattttaagagaaataaaaaacaaatttgtgcAAAACCCAAAGCtgtctttttaaatttgaagtgACAAGAAATGATAAAGTGATGGGAAAAGTATGTTTTAAGCTAGTAATatggaaaatatgagaaattggTATCCAGCTTTTAGGTTTTCAAGATAGCTACGCtgattccaaaaataatttgggATGTATGCACTCTCAACTTAGTTGTTATTTTATACACAATATGTCTTTCTCTTTCCTCAGGTTCAACTTCAATGtctgaaaaaccaaaaaaaaaaaaaactgaaaaacgCCCtcacttttctctctctacttgACACTAGCGCTGAACACAAGACTCCATCCTCCATCTGCTTCATCTTCCTCTCCAAACCGAAAAATCTAAAGACCCTAACACCTTCCACGTCTTGATCTCAATCTGAAAAATTCAAATCCTTGCAAGTTTGTACAAAATGTGAGAAACTCCTCCAACAATGATTGCTGAGGAAATATCATTTACTTGCTTCTTATTAATGTTGTCATC
This region of Vitis vinifera cultivar Pinot Noir 40024 chromosome 5, ASM3070453v1 genomic DNA includes:
- the LOC100245995 gene encoding glutathione transferase GST 23, with product MAQQEVKLLGFWASPFAYRVIWALKLKGVDYEYIEEDVFNKSPLLLQLNPLHKSVPVLIHGHRVICESFVIVQYIDETWPQYPLLPQNPYERAMARFWAEFAESKLMESAWMGQCSRGEERERAANLAMETVEKIEELVKGKKLFGGESIGYLDICLGWLSYWLPIWEEVGCMQIIDPIKFPATSSWIDTVLHHPVIRDNLPAREAMIVYFQKRRKDIYESRTGLRV